GCGCGAGGAAGGTAAACGCGAAGTAGGAGAACAGCGCGATCAAAATAGCCGCGATCGCCCAACCGGGGGTGAGAAAAGTCTTCCTCATAGGCACCTAGTCTAGCTGGTCGCGCACCCATTCGATAATGCCGTCGGCGCTGGCCTCGATCTGCTCGCGCGTGGTGGTGAAGCCCTCCATGCCGCCGTAGTACGGGTCCTCGACGCCGGCGCCTTCGGGCGAGGCGGGGTCGAAGGAGCGGATCAGGCGGATTTTGTCCTCGTCCACTCCGCTGGCGACCAGTTCAGAGACGTGGCGCGGGTCGAGCGCGATAAACAGGTCCGCCCCCTGCTGCGCGGCGCCGAACTGCTGGGCGCGGTGGCGGGAGCCGTCGTAGCCGTTGGCCTCGAGTTCCTGCAGCGCGCGCTCGTCCGCGGGGTTGCCCACGTGCCATCCGCCGATGCCCGAGGAGCTGACGCGGACCCGGTCGCCGAGCCCGGTCCGTTCAAGCTTGTCGCGCACGATCACCTCCGCCATTGGGGAGCGGCAGATGTTGCCGGTGCAGACGAAGTCGATGTGGAGTGGGTCAGAAGCCATTGATAATGTCCTTTAACTCTTCCGCGGTGTGGGCGATGTAGGTGGCAAGGTCGTACTCTCGGGCATCAGCGTAGCCCCAAGTGACGGCCACGGAGGCAATATCGAAGTGCGCTGCCCCCTCGAAGTCGTGGTGGCGGTCCCCGATCATCAGCGGTTTTTCGGGTGAGACGTGATCCAGCACGTATTCGATCACATCGACTTTGCGCTTGCGTGGGCCGTGCTCCTGCGCGGCTCCGAGGAAGTCGATGTGTTGGTAGATTCCGGCGCGCTTAAGCGCCTTGCGCGCGAAGCCTTCGCCTTTCGACGTCGCCGTGACCACCTCGTAACCCTCGGCCTTCCACTCGGCAACGAGCTCAGCCATGCCATCGAACACAGTGAAGTTGCTCCACCCGTCGCCCGCCATGTAGTCGGAGTACGCCGCCATGGCGCGCGTGTTCTGCTCCGGGGTCATCCCGAGACTGGCGTACGTCTCCGTCATCGGCGGGCCGGGGATGCGCCGGATGAACTCCTCGCCGGGGTGCTCGAAGCCAACCGCGTCGAGGCCGATGAGGAAGCCCGTGCGGATGCCGGGGTAGGAGTCGATGAGGGTGCCGTCGACGTCGAGAAGCAAAGTGGTGCGCATGCCTTAAAGCATGGCAGCTTTGTAGGCTGGACGCATGAGCAAAACGACGGTGGCCGATGTTGTAGCAGCGCTGGAGGCGGCGTACCCGCCGGCGCTGGCCGAGGACTGGGACAAGGTGGGGCTGATCTGCGGCGACCCTGACGACGAGGTGTCCAATGTCGCCTTCGCCCTCGACTGCACCCTCGAGGTGGCGCAGCGCGCGGTGGAGATCGGCGCGCAGATGCTCGTCGTGCACCACCCCCTGTTGCTGCGCGGGGTGTCCTCGGTGGCCGCGAACACCCCGAAGGGCAAGGTCATCCACACGCTGCTGCGCGGCGGGGTCGCGCTCTTCGCGGCGCACACCAACGCGGATTCGGCGCGCCCGGGCGTGTCCGACCTGCTCGCCGAGCTCGTCGGCATCACCCCGGGCCGCCCGATCAAGCCGATTCGGCGCGGCAGAGTGGACAAGTGGGGCGTCAACGTGCCACCGGAGCACGCGGACAGTGTCATGGACGCGATGTTCGCAGCCGGCGCCGGGGCGATCGGCGACTACGAGCGCTGCTCCTTCCGTATCGACGGCACCGGCGGGTTCATCCCCCGCGCCGGCGCCAACCCGACCGAAGGCACGGTCGGTCAGCACTACTCGGCCCCCGAGGTCAAAGTCGAGTTCGTCGCGCCCTCGCGCTTGCGCACCTCGCTTATCGACGCCCTGCGCAACGCCCACCCCTACGAAGAACCCGCCTTCGACATCGTGGCAATCGCCGACGACACCCCGCTGGACCGCGCCCCCGGCCTGGGCCGGGTGGGCACCCTGCCCGAGCCGATTACGCTTCGTGAGTTCACACAGCAGGTCGCCGACGCGCTTCCGGAAACCGCCTGGGGCGTGCGCGCCGCGGGCGACCCGGAGCAGATGATGCGCACGGTGGCGGTGTCCTCCGGCTCCGGCGACGGCTTCCTTTCTGATGTCGCAGCGCTCGGCGTCGACGTCTACGTCACCTCGGACCTGCGCCACCACCCGGTGGACGAGCACCTGCGCGCCGGCGGGCCAGCGGTGATCGATACAGCGCACTGGGCCTCGGAGTTTCCGTGGACGACCCAGGCGAAAGGTATCGTTGACACTTTGGACGTTAACACCGAGATCATCCCCATCCGCACGGACCCGTGGACCGTCTCCGCCCACCCGCGAACTTAAGAAAGAAGGGCTACATTCGTGAACCTCTCTCCCGACAAGCAGATGGTGCTGCTCGAGCTTGCCGACGCCGACCGCGCCCAGCGCCACCCCACGCGCCTGAGTGCGGAGGAGAAGGAGCTCGCCGACCTCACCACGCAACGTGAGCGCCTCGCCTCCGCCGCGGCCGCGGCGCAGATGGCGGTGGACGACCTTGAGCTGGACATCCTGCGCATCCAGGAGGACGAGCGCAAGCTGAAGAAGCGCGACCTGGACAACAAGCGCCAGCTCACCGCAGAGACCGACCCGGAGCGCCGCAAGGACCTCGAGCACGACCGCTACGCGGCGAAATCCCGCCTGGCCGATCTGTACTACGAGCTCAAGGAGGCCCACGGTGAGGTCAAGGCGCTGCGCAACAACCGCGACATCCACGGCGCTCGCCTCGACGAGATGGACCGCAAGGTCGAGGCCGCCCGCCGTGCCGTCGACGCGCTTCCCCCGCGCGAGGTTGTCGATACCGACGCGCTGCGCGGCCAGCTCCCCGCCGAGCTGCTCTCGCTTTACGACGACGTCGGGGCGGCCGCCTTCAACGGCCGCACCTGCAACTCCTGCTTCATCACACTGCCGCAAGCAGAGCGCACCGAAGTCTTAAGCGCTGACGCCGACGAGGTGCCGCTGTGCCCCAACTGCGGCACGCTGCTCGTGCGCGTCTCGCCGGCGGGGGAGTAAGCGATGAAGGTCAGCGTGTACACCGACGGCGGCTCGCGCGGTAACCCCGGCGTGGCCGGGTCCGGGTCTGTTGTTTACGGCTCGGGTGGCGAGACGCTCGCGGAGGTGGCTTACGTTGTCGGGCAGAAATCCTCCAACAACGTCGCCGAATACCACGGTCTGCTGCGCGGTCTGGAGGCCGCGCGAGAGTTCGGCGCTACCGAGGTGGAGGTCTTTATGGACTCCAAGCTCGTGGTCGAGCAGATGTCTGGGCGCTGGAAAATCAAGCATCCCGACATGGCCGATCTCGCCCGCCAGGCCCGATCGCTGGCCGCCGGGTTTGCGTCGGTGACCTACACCTGGGTGCCGCGCGCGAAGAACAAAAAGGCCGACGAGCTGTCCAACGTGGCCATGGACGCCGCTGCCGCCGGGGCGAAGCCGGGCATCGTCGGGGCGAAAAAGGAGGCCAGCGCGCAGCACGAGGTCGCCAGCCCCGCGCACTGGTCGGGCACGAACGCGCCACGCACCCGGTTTATCCTGCTGCGCCACGGCCAGACCGCGCACTCCGCGGCCCGTCTGTACTCCGGCTCCTCCGATCCGGAGCTCACCGACATCGGACACGAGCAGGCCCAGCGCGCCGCTCGCGCCGTAACCGCGCTTGGCGGGGTCGACCTCATTGTCACCTCCCCGCAAACCCGCGCCCGGCAAACCGCCGATGCCTGCGGCGAAGCCCTGGGCATCACGGACGTGGTTGTCGACGAGCAGCTGCGCGAGATGGACTACGGCGAGTTCGATGGCCTGTCGCGCGAGGAGTGCATGGAGCGTTTTGCGGAGGAGTTTGACGTGTGGCAGGCGTCGTCAAGCAATGCTCCCCCCGGCGGGGAATCGCTCACCGCGCTGCATCGACGCATCACGAGGGCGCGCCTGGCGCTGCAGGAGAGGCACGAAGGTGCGACGATTCTGGTGGTCACGCACATGACGCCGATCAAGTCGATTATCCGCCAGGCACTCGGTGTGGGCGCGGAGGCGTTCAAGCACATCTATCTTGATCTGGCGAGTATTTCCGTAGTGGAATTCTATGGCGATTATGGGGTCGTACGCTGCGTAAACGATGTTGCGCACCACCGGTAGAGTATAGTTTCTAAACGCGAATGAGTCGGCCGGGTGATCGCGGCTCCCCGAACCACCGTGTACACGGGTAGGCGGGGGTCGAGGAAAGTCCGGACTCCATACGGGCACGGTGGTTGCTAACAGCAACCCGGAGTGATCCGCGGGAAAGTGCAACAGAGAGTAGACCGCCTGCCTTCGGGCAGGTAAGGGTGAAAGGGTGCGGTAAGAGCGCACCGGCATGCGTGGTGACACGCGTGGCCAGGTAAACCCCACCGGGAGCAAGGCAAGAGCCCCCGCTTCGTGACGAAGCGGGGGTTGTCGGACGCGACGAGGCTGCCCGCCCATGTCCGAAGGTAGCTGCTTGAGGTCCCCAGCGATGGGAGGCCCAGATGGATGATCACCGCCTGGTTGCCAGGCACAGAATCCGGCTTATAGGCCGGCTCATTCGCGTTGCCCGCTCGTCCTAAACTCAGACGCGTAAAGGTGGGGATATTACTCCTAAACTCGGGGCGAGTAGGGGGTGTCCGAGTTTACCCTGAGGGAGTTATCCACAGGCCGGGCGACGTCGAATGACATGGTGTGAAATCCGTGCCAAGGTGTGCCCATGGGGGAACACGAACTACACGCACTTTTGCACACCATCCTGGACACTCGCCTGCTCAAACGCAACGACGTCTACATCCGCAAAGACATTGCCGACGGCAAGTACGCCTTCCTTGCGCCTACTCAAGTCATTCCCATTCAGGTGCACTCTGCGCTCGAACCGTGGCAGGTCTTCTTCCTGCGCGCTGTGGCGGCGGGGCGCAGCATGCGCAAAGGAATTGTCATCTCGCGCGCCGCGGCGGCGTTGCACGGGATGTGGACAATCGGCAGGGCCCGGGAAGTGGAGGTGGCGTTGCCGAGTGGTGGCACGCCGTCGAAAAGCAAGCGCATGCCGCTGGTGCGCTACCGCGAGGCGACGTTCAGGGACGACGAGGTCGAAGTCCTTCTCGGCGTGCGCACGACAACCGCGCTGCGCACCTTCATCGACGTTGCGCGCTACAACATCTTCGCAGACGGCCTAGTCGCCGCGGACTGGCTGCTTTCCGTGCGCGGCTACACCACTGAGCAGCTGAAACGGGAGGTGCACCGGATGGGCAGGTTCGTTGGCAAGGCCACGGTGCTGCGCTGCGCGGAGTGGGCGACGAGCCTGTCCGATTCGCCTTTCGAGAGCTGGTTCCGCGCCGGGCTCATCGAGCGGGGAGTGCGCGGGTGGCGCTTCCAGCCCGTGATTGGGAAGTATCGACCGGACTTCCTCTTCGACGATTTCCTCATCGTCGAGATCGACGGCAAATCCAAGTACGCCGAGCACACCGCCGCGGTGCTCCTGCGCGAGCGTGATCGAGAACGGGAGCTGACGAACATGGGCTACGTGTTCTTCCGTGTGTACCCCGAGGACGTGATGGGGCGGCTTGACGACGTGCTGGAGCAGATCGACAAGGCGCGGGTGGCGCGCACTCGGCGGCCGGGGGCGTGATCCTCTCCACCCTAAAACCGGACGCCCCCTACCTGCTCTGAGTTGAGGCGGAGCACTCCCATTCCTACGCGGCCGGGTTTAGGGTAAGCGGCGCCCGCGCCCTGCGCCCCGCCGGGATCTTTGCAACAATGGCGGGTTATGAAGCTGTATGCGGCGCCCCTGAACTTTCGAGACATCGCGCGCGAATTCAATGTGCCCACGGAGTTCTCCGCGCAGCAGCACGAGGCCGCGCAGCGCCTGACGGACTCCCTGGCAGCCACGCGTCGGGACGCCCGCGACATCGAGTTCGTCACCATTGACCCGCCCGGCTCGATGGACCTGGACCAGGCCGTGTGCATTGAGCGCTCTGCCAGCGGATACACGGTGCATTACGCCATCGCGGACGTCGCCGCGTTCGTGGTGGGAACTGACAACCCGGTGCGTGAGGAGTCGCTCAAGCGCGGCCAAACGATCTACCTGCCCGACGAGCCCGCGCGCCTGCACCCGCCGGAGCTGAGTGAGGGCTCGGCATCTCTGCTTCCCGACGTCGACCGCCCCGCCGTGCTGTGGACCTTCCAGCTCGACTCCCGCGGCGAGGTCACCGACACCTTCGTCGAGCGTGCGCTCGTGCGCAGCCGCGCGCGGTTCGACTACGACGAGGTGCAGGAGGGGATGGACCGGGGCGTGGTGCACGCGTCGATAAGCTTGCTCGCGGAGGTAGGCACCCTGCGGCAGGAGAGTTCGCTGCGGCGCGAGGCGATCAACCTGCGCCTGCCGAGCGTGCGCGTCGTGGAGACCGATCAGGGGCGCTTCGAGCTGGTCATCGAGCCGCGCCACCCCGTGATGGACTACAACTCCGAGATCTCGCTGCTCACCGGCATGGCCGCGGGCCAGATGATGGTTCAGGCTGGCAAGGGTTTCCTGCGCACGTTGAGCCCCGCCACCAACGGCGCGGAGAAGGAGTTTCGCCAGGAAATGCGCAACCTGGGTTTCCAGATCGGCGACGAGCCGATCGGCGAGTTCCTGGCCAGCGTCAACGCCGACACCCCACGCGGCATGGCCGTGATGCGCGAGGCCCAGAAGCTGCTGCGCGGCGCGGGCTACATCAACCTCGAGGAGAAGGAGCCGGAGGTGCACGCGGGCATCGGCGGCTACTACTCGCACGTTACAGCCCCGCTGCGGCGGCTGATTGACCGCTACGCCACCGAGGTCTGCCTCGCCATCTGCGCCGGCACAGAGCCCCCAGCCTGGGTGGCAGAGGGGGCGAATCAGGTGGTTAAGACGATGGGACGCACCTCCCAGCTGGCCAACACGGTGGATCGGGCGTGCCTGAACCTCACCGAGGCGACCGTGCTCAAGCCGTGGGTGGGGCAGAACTTCCAGGCGGTCGTGTTGAAGACGGAAGCCGAGCGCGACGCATCGCGCATCTTCGTCATTGACCCGC
Above is a window of Corynebacterium sanguinis DNA encoding:
- a CDS encoding zinc ribbon domain-containing protein, with product MNLSPDKQMVLLELADADRAQRHPTRLSAEEKELADLTTQRERLASAAAAAQMAVDDLELDILRIQEDERKLKKRDLDNKRQLTAETDPERRKDLEHDRYAAKSRLADLYYELKEAHGEVKALRNNRDIHGARLDEMDRKVEAARRAVDALPPREVVDTDALRGQLPAELLSLYDDVGAAAFNGRTCNSCFITLPQAERTEVLSADADEVPLCPNCGTLLVRVSPAGE
- a CDS encoding HAD-IA family hydrolase, with amino-acid sequence MRTTLLLDVDGTLIDSYPGIRTGFLIGLDAVGFEHPGEEFIRRIPGPPMTETYASLGMTPEQNTRAMAAYSDYMAGDGWSNFTVFDGMAELVAEWKAEGYEVVTATSKGEGFARKALKRAGIYQHIDFLGAAQEHGPRKRKVDVIEYVLDHVSPEKPLMIGDRHHDFEGAAHFDIASVAVTWGYADAREYDLATYIAHTAEELKDIINGF
- a CDS encoding low molecular weight protein-tyrosine-phosphatase, which translates into the protein MASDPLHIDFVCTGNICRSPMAEVIVRDKLERTGLGDRVRVSSSGIGGWHVGNPADERALQELEANGYDGSRHRAQQFGAAQQGADLFIALDPRHVSELVASGVDEDKIRLIRSFDPASPEGAGVEDPYYGGMEGFTTTREQIEASADGIIEWVRDQLD
- a CDS encoding bifunctional RNase H/acid phosphatase; amino-acid sequence: MKVSVYTDGGSRGNPGVAGSGSVVYGSGGETLAEVAYVVGQKSSNNVAEYHGLLRGLEAAREFGATEVEVFMDSKLVVEQMSGRWKIKHPDMADLARQARSLAAGFASVTYTWVPRAKNKKADELSNVAMDAAAAGAKPGIVGAKKEASAQHEVASPAHWSGTNAPRTRFILLRHGQTAHSAARLYSGSSDPELTDIGHEQAQRAARAVTALGGVDLIVTSPQTRARQTADACGEALGITDVVVDEQLREMDYGEFDGLSREECMERFAEEFDVWQASSSNAPPGGESLTALHRRITRARLALQERHEGATILVVTHMTPIKSIIRQALGVGAEAFKHIYLDLASISVVEFYGDYGVVRCVNDVAHHR
- a CDS encoding Nif3-like dinuclear metal center hexameric protein: MSKTTVADVVAALEAAYPPALAEDWDKVGLICGDPDDEVSNVAFALDCTLEVAQRAVEIGAQMLVVHHPLLLRGVSSVAANTPKGKVIHTLLRGGVALFAAHTNADSARPGVSDLLAELVGITPGRPIKPIRRGRVDKWGVNVPPEHADSVMDAMFAAGAGAIGDYERCSFRIDGTGGFIPRAGANPTEGTVGQHYSAPEVKVEFVAPSRLRTSLIDALRNAHPYEEPAFDIVAIADDTPLDRAPGLGRVGTLPEPITLREFTQQVADALPETAWGVRAAGDPEQMMRTVAVSSGSGDGFLSDVAALGVDVYVTSDLRHHPVDEHLRAGGPAVIDTAHWASEFPWTTQAKGIVDTLDVNTEIIPIRTDPWTVSAHPRT
- a CDS encoding endonuclease domain-containing protein; translation: MGEHELHALLHTILDTRLLKRNDVYIRKDIADGKYAFLAPTQVIPIQVHSALEPWQVFFLRAVAAGRSMRKGIVISRAAAALHGMWTIGRAREVEVALPSGGTPSKSKRMPLVRYREATFRDDEVEVLLGVRTTTALRTFIDVARYNIFADGLVAADWLLSVRGYTTEQLKREVHRMGRFVGKATVLRCAEWATSLSDSPFESWFRAGLIERGVRGWRFQPVIGKYRPDFLFDDFLIVEIDGKSKYAEHTAAVLLRERDRERELTNMGYVFFRVYPEDVMGRLDDVLEQIDKARVARTRRPGA
- a CDS encoding RNB domain-containing ribonuclease, translated to MKLYAAPLNFRDIAREFNVPTEFSAQQHEAAQRLTDSLAATRRDARDIEFVTIDPPGSMDLDQAVCIERSASGYTVHYAIADVAAFVVGTDNPVREESLKRGQTIYLPDEPARLHPPELSEGSASLLPDVDRPAVLWTFQLDSRGEVTDTFVERALVRSRARFDYDEVQEGMDRGVVHASISLLAEVGTLRQESSLRREAINLRLPSVRVVETDQGRFELVIEPRHPVMDYNSEISLLTGMAAGQMMVQAGKGFLRTLSPATNGAEKEFRQEMRNLGFQIGDEPIGEFLASVNADTPRGMAVMREAQKLLRGAGYINLEEKEPEVHAGIGGYYSHVTAPLRRLIDRYATEVCLAICAGTEPPAWVAEGANQVVKTMGRTSQLANTVDRACLNLTEATVLKPWVGQNFQAVVLKTEAERDASRIFVIDPPVLAPCLGQPEEGVETSVSLVRASIAEREVTFAWPAD